The Deinococcus arcticus genome segment GAAAAAGACCACAAAAGCGCCGGCCAAGAAGACGGCGGCGAAAGCTGCGCCCGCACCCGCCCCCAAAGCCCCCGCCGCGGAGAGCACCAAGGTCGCCAGGACCCAGCTCGTGCAGCTGGTCGCGGACAAGACCGGCCTGACCAGGAAGCAGAGTGAAGAAGCCGTCGGCGCCATGCTCGACGTCATCGTCACCGCCATCAAGGGTGGCCAGAGCGTCGGCCTGCCCGGCCTGGGCACGCTCAGTGTGAAGGAAACCGCGGCACGGACCGGTGTGCGCCCCGGGACCACCGAGAAGATCCAGATTCCTGCGGGCAAGAAGGTGAGCTTCAAGGTCGCCAGCACCCTCAAAGGCAACCTGTAACCCCACCGCCCGCGCG includes the following:
- a CDS encoding HU family DNA-binding protein, yielding MTKKTTKAPAKKTAAKAAPAPAPKAPAAESTKVARTQLVQLVADKTGLTRKQSEEAVGAMLDVIVTAIKGGQSVGLPGLGTLSVKETAARTGVRPGTTEKIQIPAGKKVSFKVASTLKGNL